The DNA sequence AGTTCTTGGTGTGGGGAGCATAAATTGTTTCTTCGCGTTGCGAAAATAGTAATTCGGTGTTCTTGGggcaaacaaattacagagatAAGCTTGGGGCAGATTATCAATGCACTTGTACATTAAATTAGCCTTTTGTTTAGGCCGTCTAACCGATAAATTGTCCCAACCAAGCGAGTTAAGAAGAAATCTGGAACTAGTATCATAGCTAGATTTGGTGATAACTCTGATAGCacgattttgaagtttttgaagtttctcTAAGCCGTTGGGTCAGCCATCCCATACAGCGCCCCAATAATCGAAGTGTGGCTCGATAAGAcctttgtatattttaattgcagtctgcattgaaacaaatggcctGAACCGCTTAAGAGCACCGATAACAGAGGTTCCTTTTTAGAGATTTCATGTATGTGGGCCTTTCACGAGAGATTTTCATCAATGATAAGCCCGAGAGATTTGCGTTGATTGCTTTGGTTTATTGGGACGCCGTGCATATGAATATTCATTGCGTTGTCATTTAGGGACTGTAGTTTCTGCCTCGAGCTAATAACCAAAAACTCTGTTTTGGCGAAATTTAGACATATTAGCCTTGAGCCGGCGATCAATATATTTCAGGTCACTATTGATTTGGGACTCAAGATCAGGTATAGTAGTTGCAGAAAAGTAACATTAGTGtcgtcggcatacattctaggagAGCCCACATTCAAATAATTTGGTAGATCATTTGTATAGATCAAGAAAAGAAGAGGACCCTTGGGGTACTCCACAATTTAGAGGGCTCGCGCTAGATAGACGATTGTTTACATTTCACCTTTGCATAAGGTTAGTTAGGTAAGATTTAAACCATTTCAGGGCGTCTTGATCAACGCCATACTTAGTAAGTTTTTTTACACTTATCTCGTGGTCGATAGTGTCAAAGGCCTTCTTCATATCAATAAAGATTACACCAGAAGACCTCTATCAATATTGACACACCAGCTATCGTTTATCTCCAAGGAGACAGTAAGAGTGCTGTGTAGCAAGCGGAAACCAGACTGGCCGCCGTTGAATAAACCATTTTCATTCAGATATTGATATAGCTGGTcatataaatttttttcaaaaaatttggCGACCGTAGGAATAACAGATATAAGCTGTTGTTGGGCGAGCGAGATGGAAGCGTCATTACAAAGGACAACCAAAAACTCTCTAGCAGAAGACGAAACTGAACAGGAATACGAGGTACAACGGTAACGAAAACCACTTCGACCAGAAAAACCTTTTCACAGAACCAAGAGAAAACGCTACGCTGCTCGAACCGAAAGCCAAGCTAACCAAAATTAGGGCAGAACCAAGAGAAACGCTACGCTACAGAGCGCCACGCCACGCTAACAAAGGTTCGTGTACAATGTAAAGACAACGTAGGCACATGGCTTACGCATGCGCCAAGGTAACTTACCGCTGGACAGGAGTCTGCCACCCAATGGTAAAGGCTACAAACGCAAACATAGTCACGCAACAGCGCTTCAGACGGCTAACACGCCCCCAATGAAGGCCAAAAACACTAGAGACCATAGCTCCTAGTCGTTAACTGCAGTTGACtgccgataactcgaaccctcgttAACTCGAACCAAGATAAAttttccctggatttccgtcatacatttactgtaattttaccctcggtaactcgaactctcgataactcaaaccaccctctaactcgaagtaatttgtgtttcacctcagatcatttctatataattttactctcgataactcgaaccatgttttgagcccttaaaaagtcggaaTAACAGTGTATTGGCATCCGACACATtagattttgaatttcccattgacgtgcTGTATAGGCACACAGTTTACTAGCGCAGGCTGATGTTtttcacaaatctaacgtgaaacagctttacttcccAAAACAGTAAAACACATGTTCTATTTAggcaatgttttgttacgttacgttctgatttacaATCTAGAAgaatctttcaattttcacttaacatttgtTCAATTAtgtgtgattaaaatgttcattgtgcagtgaaaactgtttttttccttgctcccggctattttcttcgagctcccgataactcgagcTTTTTACGATTTCCCTTGCAGGTTcaaattatcgggagtcgactgtacattaAATATTGTTCTAGAAAACGTGTTGgctctttctttcttcattatCCGAATGATACCCGCTCTGTTTCTGTCTCATTACCCGTTCTATACTCACTCTGAACATGTTTTCCTAAACTCGTTCCCTGTTAGTAGTATGGTCAGgaatggggggagggggggagggggggtctggATCATGAATCACGGGTTAAATTTCTGTACCTTCACGAATCATGTTGCCCTTTGAAGTAATTTCATGAATCACGGTATAAGTGAACGAACCGATCAAGTCCATAAATGATTCTTGGTATTTGCTGGACTACCATAGGAAACAGTTGGTCTGAACGCGCTGGGTTACATGTATCTGATGTTCACTACATAACACCTTTTTTCTTGGTAGAAATCTCGATTCACGGACTGTTTATGTTAGGTGATCTTGTCACAGTGAATATGTATTTAAAGGATCATGGCTTTATTTCATTAGTTTTCCCTATTCACTCTCTCTTTACTGGTCAATTCACGGATGAAGCGAAACCCCTTTCAGACCCTGTGTTAGGTTAATTCTGAGAGGTAtcgtattgctggttttcagtgacacgccattcaaaatagatcaaaatcaaaatcaaaatcattcGACAGATAactccagaatctgggaaatgaaaggaggtaaatatacaaagaccctcgccacgatttgggtcgaaggaatgATTCGCAAACGAGGTATCCGAGGAagtgttttacccaaatttatagagctttatatggagacgccatgctggagctcatccggatgagctccaacatggcggacggaaaccaacagaaacatctgttaccgagttttagtacaaaagcgtgaattaaCTCCTAGAGGAACTCATAGACATTAAAGTTatactttttctaatatttgaactgtttagatagcaaaattcctcgaaaaaagtcacttttctaacctaaatgacagctctctcagccgtcatgtaaatgctgcgtcacgcaaaatcttagaaattcaagcgtactctattaaaaaccaagaaaccttttgaggcgaaaatttgtttgaaaattattttccagCTGCTCaaatacaccatgaaagtaaaatctcagtaggatcgatagttctGTATCTAGCCCTGTCTCCAGGATTGTAAAAGATGTTTTACACATTTATATAACAATTTATTTAACACACTGTACGtacaaaatacagtgaaacctctaatGAGCGGACACCTTCAGGACCTACCCAAGTGTCCGCATAATAGCATATTTCTGGTTTACAGTGTCACGCCATCCAAAAtggatcaaaataaaaatcaaaaccgttcaatagataaagtctaGAATATGGGGAATGAAAGGACGTatatatacaaagaccctcgccaagattcaggtcagaggaatatttcgtatacgagatatccgaggaaatgttttacccaaacttatatatacccaacatggcggacggaaaccaacagaaacatctgtcaccgagttttgctacaaaggcgtgaatttattcttcgaaaaactcataaacattaaagtgatactttttctaatacacgaactgtttagatagcgaaatttcctgaaataagttattttttaacctacatgacagccctcttggccgtcatgtaaattccgcgtcacgcaaaagcttagaaattcaagcgtactctatcacaaaaccaagaactcTTTTGAAGCgcaaatttgtatgaaaattaattttcagctgctctaatgcatcgtgaaagtaaaatctcggtaggatcgatagttttttagtttgaattttagtgacgtcatgtgaaaaccaacaaaggGTTTGTCGGTAAAAAtagcgcaatgtttgttaacgattaacAAACAGTTACTTTGTAATAGGGGTTCATTacaaagggaaatataagacgttaatttcgggacccggcttagtgttggcttaatagagggtgttcGTTTAATTGGGGGTccgtttaatagaggtttcactgtacactGTAACTAAGGGCctttttacatggaggtggggggcacgaggtaggtgaggtaacctgcttaggtgggctAAAAACAAAACCTTCCTTTGCATGTActtgcaatcttacaacccggCCATCcaggggtgcactttctcaagattattgaatggttgCTAAGCTTGTAAACAAtcaaaatgctggcaaaccacgagTTTTGGCATTTGATGCTCTTCTtcactcacttgctgctctggctgcaaccttcagtgctgtggcattctattgttacctttaataatgatgcaaagccaccgccaaagtgaattttgcatgtatttgatgtatcacgaatccgatCCCGGcgaggcgggttaccccaccttgaaaagtttacatggcaaaatttgatcccggctgagagggttaaCCGGTCTAGTAGACCAGGCTAACcgccttggcgggtcaccctacctatcacgtaaacgtgatcaaattaaaataagaaaatatatggactggcgggttaccccacccaAGCGGGTTACctgaggtcccccacctccatttAAACAGGCCCTTTTGGCCTGATGATACCCTAGAAAGATTTCATTGACTCATTTTACTGTTCATGTATATGTACTTGTGTCTGGGTTGCATGTGggggtgaccaacatcaattttcccctaacaatatccatatgttgccaagagaaatggttatgagagttaataatatgatcacctaagaggaaatgctttgatcttctaccaaattctctcaacgtATTGTTTAAGGAAGTGTATGGACaccagtctggagaatttgtatgtggatattggggctgaAAGGGGTACATGTATTCACTGCGTGTTTTTGCTGATCtttgttctttaatcctcagtTGCACCAAGAATCACACTGAAATCTCAACGTACTGTAACAGTAGATGAAGGCAATGTGATAACGCTACTGTGTGTTGCCACTGGCAACCCCAAACCATCTATCACCTGGACAAAAGGCTCTTCAGTTAAGCAGCAAACCTCGATTACCAACTACACCATATCATCAGCTGCCAAACAAGATGCAGGGACATACACCTGTACAGCTCGTGTTGCTGTTCCGTTACTGAACGTGCAACCTGATAGTTACCAAGTGACTGTGATAGTGAGATGTAAGTGTGTTCAGTTTTTGTTAATTAATATGGTCTTTTGAAACTGAGTTCTTAGtatttgcatgaaaattaaTGTTATGTACATGTACCGCCGTATGCCCCATTTTCCTTTAACACTTAATAAACACTGTATTTTTTCCCCTGGCTTTCTAGGCATTACACCACAAACAGCCGTCCAAATTCAATTTTTATTAGTTCAAGAGCCATtttatgtattttcttttcaaaatatcattttttgcttgttttaccTTCCCTACACGTGTTCTACATACATTTAGTTCAAGCTACATGCATTTAAACTGAAGTCTATTATGTCTAGTAACGTAGCCTAAAACTGTTTTGTTTGATGGAAAAAAAGGTGGAATAGTAGATGATTAGTTTTCTGATggattcaaataaataaaatctacTTAGCTGCCCCAAAAAGTTTTCAGGGACTACTGTCAAaatatttataggcaaaataaATCCAAATCAGACATACATTTGAACATTGTAACATGATTAAAAACCCAGTTAGGCAGGAGGCAAAACAGTTGTTTACATGCGAGGTGGAGGAGTTAAATTTGAaatagcctgcgatcatgccctctccctttatctctgtaatctgttttcggGAGGAGGGCATGATACAATCCTTTCACAGATCACATccaaaaaagccagaatctggacttttttcggttcagcgcatgctcgtTAACCAAAGTGCTATTTTTCCGCCGGGACATGCTGTATtgtctatgcaagcaatatgatcatgtcataatgttatcaaagaaccaatctgcacactcccctggcagttTCTTGATCAACTTAGGCGCAagtagctgtaaattaatcaaccatggaataaaaccctcgggtcaacaataaattaaacgttggtagtgttggcataatccactaattttcctgcaattttagtactcctccgtcctacttcaggttactgtgaaatacacttctactttgaaatacactctgagatcgctgagatacatgtgcGTGGGGttattaaccgatagaattaataataaattggaaaaatgtaatttaattaatcagcatgcgctgaaccgtgaacctgtcccttttaATTTAGAAATACAAGTCATATAACTGCGTGTACTTAataaacaaatccagctagtcATTAGAACAGGATTTGAACCTCTGGAATGCAATTCAGCCACACTGACTGATGGTAGCCTGCGTGCCGTCGCAGATGTAATCTATACACCCAGTTAGTAAAGTTTGCAAAGCAGCACCAGGATTCTTGTTCTGATCCCCAacaaatttcccttcaacctgattggcaaatggacGATGGCATCTATGGACAGACCAATGATGGCGCATTGTCAAATCCTGAGGTTTATTTTTGTCTGTCGAACAGGCTACAATCCACCTGTAGGATTATACAACATTCTGAAACTgtattaataaagttttttttttcatgcttttcAGATAAGCctcaaatattttttctgaCGTCGAATCGAACAGTAAATGATGGCACTGATGTGTCATTCTCCTGTCGAGCTGATGCTGTTCCCTCACCTACCGCATACAACTGGTTTAAAAATGGAGTAACAATACCCAGTGGTTCAAGTGGAGATTTGGTCAATTCTGGTCAAATATTAACAGTGACAAAGGTTAAAAAGGGTAGTGCTGGCCGATACAGTTGTTCTAGCAGAAATGATGTGGGAACTGGAGAAGAAAGATCTACCTTTCTTACTGTTAACTGTGAGTTATACTTTAATAACAAGTTCACTTAAGAGAGGCTGCTGAGAAAatataattaatatttttttcttaccctTTTGACTCAAACTACATGTAATCTTTTTGCACCTTACAACACTTAGTCAATCCAAAGAATAATTATCACAAAAGTTAGGGCTGAAAAAAACCTTAAATTCAGCTGGCCTTTGGACAGCACCCTCTTTTTGCCTGCTTAGGACCATTGTACAAAGGAGATTCTGACTCAAACTACAATCCTGGACAGAAATCCTTGGGAtagtactgcaatattcatatttttctgtagcctgaaattcaggctaattttTCTGGTATTTGtcggttccctcttaaaacagtgcatccttttcgaaattttcttgcagatctccctccccccaccctatacaaagttgaaactcggaaaaaattctggatacacgcgtccaatattgtttgtggggtgaggggcgtggggttggacctgtgtgaattgaaAAACGCCCCCAAAaggcaaaagtgtcccaagatttttgtccatgattgtagtttACTTGGGAGGGAGGAGGAATAACCAGGTGATTATtgataaacaattttttcataaaaatttcCACCCCcttaaaaagcaatatttttgccattattccaacagaaaatttttttgttattgcatTGTTCCACCCCCAAAATGGGCATTACTTCAACTTGAAAAattctgtctttctttttctatcaTTGTTCTCCAGCCCAGTTTGACTTAAAAACTATCTATTGGtagttagtaaaatccaactagtggtctattatcaatgctgcattctgattggttgagctactactaggctatatgttatagcctacttgTGATGAAGAGCGCGCactttttggtggcaaaaaaggattaaagtctagctttaattagctaaaatttttttattctcgatatttttgaccaactaattggattttactaaaacagttattcctctCGCGCTCATGGCCTATGAGTCAAAAGCCCATTCGACCTTctgcctcatgggctattgactcagagcccattcgggctcgaggaataattgttaataaccaaaggttaggaaAGTGCAGGCGAGTTTTAGGATTCTGATCAAAGTCAAATCACTCTCGCTTCAATGCTGGTTTGTTAAGCATGTTTCACGTGATAGAAGGTCAAAACGTGTATGATTAGATTGCATTCTATGCATTTTATAATACTTAGTGGAAGTGAAAATGAGTGCTGGCTACATTACATAAtagtatgtacatgtatatatggGCCAAGCATGTGTAATAGCAACCTTGATTCTatgtagtttttttgtttattgtcatTAGCATTATCATGCATaatcagtgttctccttatcttAGCGCCTGgagcaacacttcttaccgcctgcaacGGCCTGAAGATTTACTAAAATGAAAGAAGTACTTTAAAAAGATATACTTTTAAAGTACTAAGTTATGACCTGATCCGATTCCTACTTGCcacaaggaaatgaatgaatatatggaaaagtactTAAGTGtgcacagcttttcttttttatgggCCACGCATTTCGGAAGGAGAACATTGAAGAaagagtaaaattattggaatcaatCGTTTAAATTGTTGTGTAAAGGTAACAACGGCCGATTTGCATAAAATAAGTCAGAAAATGAGGGAATGACGTTCAGAGTACTGATTAGCTGCTAAATTTCCCAGCAAGGGCGGGGTCATGTCCCGCACTCCACTACTCCCCTGCCCCCTAGAAACGTTCACCTCTGGtgcatattttttgccttacggGCTATGAGTGGTCCCTTttctgctgagctaaaatttagggagaacattGCATTATTATcatagttattattattgttgttattattattattattattattattattattatcgttattatgaGTGTTactagtttatttatttatcagttttttactttcctttttttagatGCCCCCCAGACAGTCACTGTAACACCCAATCCAGCAGTCGTCAAGCTGTCACAGAGTATAACACTAGACTGTACGGCTGATGGTTATCCTGTTCCAACCTTCTCTTGGCAGTTTAACGGAGCGGTTGTAAGTGGAGCTACACTAAAGACTTATGCTTTGAATAATGCAAAAGTTGAAGATGCTGGTAACTATTCATGCCAGGCGAGCAACTTTCGGGGCGAGAAAAAAGCTTTTCGAGTGGTAAATGTGGAATGTAAGTACAATGGAACAGCAGTGTATGTGCACAAAATGATGTTACTTaaaacagtcgaacctccatatGCGACCACCTCTTGTTAAGCGAcaaccttcccccccccccccccccccacacacacccCAATCcgaacaccaaaattttcccagccAACGCGCTACAGTGCAGGCCGAGGGTGATTGCCATTAtgccaaaatttccggaaatttcggtgcaAACGTAAATGGAACGGTTTGGCCCAGGTGAAATTTTTCGGTCAAAGTAGTCCACCTCCAGAAGTGGTCCTCTTTGACTTGTCGGTCCGGACCGACCAAAAATTGCCGTTCCGTTTTCAGAAATTGTCGTTTCCAGTCCCACTCCAGCTCGTCACTACACACACtggtcaaaatggcggatatTTCACATGTAAGTGTTTACCAGTGCAGTGCGTGTATGTAAGCTTCAGACGCAAGACCTAAACTTTGTCCTTATGCACAGTTGCACACAAGGCTAGGGTAGAGCAACGCgtcttaatttgttttttgttctggTTTTCATCAGTTTTTAAAGACAAAGATATTACGGGCTTCTCCGAACGTTGACGATGTTTTCCCGCGTTTTTCTCTTAGCAGTATATGACCCTAACCCTTACGACAATACCCAATGATCAATTCGGTCGGAGGTTTGGTTCCGACGCGTTCCATTTTCCCTTAATAATATAGTCGGAGTGGTCTCTAACGGTTGGTCCAGTATAATGGAAAGCACCCCAGAACTAAGTGAACAAcgcaaattaaaagaaagactGTGAACAACGCAGACAGGAAACTGACGCAATGGACGCGTCACCTGGAACGAGAGTACGCGTCTACGCTGACGAGTGTCAACGTCATtaaaagatttttctttgtataaaTTCACTGTGACAGCTTTGCTTTTTGGGGGAATTGttgtgaaaaacaaagcaaatccTCGGGTATAAAAAAGCTTGGTAGTCACTCATTCTAAggaacttttcatgaggcaATTTGACCATGATTAATCGAGATAAATTTGGCGACGTGGAGGGTTTTCGTTTGTAAAATAATCATTTGGCATCCTAGGTCTTAAATGTACAGTGAAACCGCACATTAcagccacctcggtaatacggtcacctcgtttTTAGGGCCACTTTGTTTTGGCCGCCTGGCAAAACGGCcatatattttcttgaaaaaaaaaaccgcttgTTAATACGGCCTAAtctttttggcccattggtgatcgtatattaacggggttccactgtaattgtAATTCTACAAATGCATGTTCTTACTCCTGAAGAAATATCAGAATTAGAATCTCTTGTTAACGACCACCTATTCCAAGCGACTCACGACCACCTTTTGGCCTGATAACTTCAAGGTTCAggtgcagttcacgtttgaaccgcaggaagggcttccagcggtaagtgattaacggcaaggttttttaccacaaaaaattgtacagcctggCGTTTAgaggtatgaactagctttttatatccgtttgcgatgtgtttgttggatttttcatctcgaatcaatgaattattgctgatttttgggcgattaaagtgacGCGCTTCGATTTGATGAAAATGACATGGTggccctaaacaatgaacgcgtagttcaaatcgattttatattccttcctgccgtactaacaaaagaaagtattctgttccaatccagagttaaattatttttttttctttcttgttactgaattcataacttaactcagtctctgtttagttcctatttttaacgtatcactccgcgaatttcattttattttgcttatttctttgagactggggagcccaggcCTCATAAGCCTTCtgggtttcttctgggctcccttgcaaccttacaattcctttatgaattcttgta is a window from the Porites lutea chromosome 10, jaPorLute2.1, whole genome shotgun sequence genome containing:
- the LOC140950735 gene encoding leucine-rich repeats and immunoglobulin-like domains protein 3; translation: MDDGIYGQTNDGALSNPEVYFYKPQIFFLTSNRTVNDGTDVSFSCRADAVPSPTAYNWFKNGVTIPSGSSGDLVNSGQILTVTKVKKGSAGRYSCSSRNDVGTGEERSTFLTVNYAPQTVTVTPNPAVVKLSQSITLDCTADGYPVPTFSWQFNGAVVSGATLKTYALNNAKVEDAGNYSCQASNFRGEKKAFRVVNVEYAPTATTFTTGTPNNAVVQGTAATLTCSANGYPAPVYTLKRGNTVLVQNSATGTYDISNVQLNTHDGQVYSCEPSNAEGSGPPQSLTLTVHGKFKPLHLGVSTYKFSTLASLHFFPELAERICQ